In Dolichospermum flos-aquae CCAP 1403/13F, the following proteins share a genomic window:
- a CDS encoding helix-turn-helix domain-containing protein produces the protein MLLSFKTALIPNNRQITAFRKASGVARHAYNWANAQGKRI, from the coding sequence ATGCTTTTATCATTCAAAACTGCACTAATTCCAAATAACCGACAGATTACAGCTTTTCGCAAGGCTTCTGGAGTAGCTAGACACGCCTATAACTGGGCAAATGCTCAGGGGAAACGCATCTAA
- a CDS encoding ISAs1-like element ISAsp2 family transposase: MKLPPKITIVDHFKDLEDKRVERTKRHKLIDIVTIAICAVICGVDSWVLMEAYGKKKEKWLKQFLELPNGIPSHDTFARVFARIDPQQFQNCFLSWIKSINKITEGEVIAIDGKTLRHSYDKGKDKGAIHMVSAWATSNKLVLGQCKVEEKSNEITAIPELIKVLDIAGCLVTIDAMGCQKEIVKSIAEKSGEYIIALKKNQGNLYKNVEEIFKEAISKGFEGFKYSEFHTKEDKHGREEIRHYLMLSDIEERIDTDKKWVNLQSVGMVEYIRKVNGKTKVETGYYISSLTNNAKLLGESVRTHWGIENSLHWVLDVAFREDDCRIRKDNAPQNFAVIRHIAVNLLGKEKSQKLGTKSKQFCAGWDDEYLEKILECI; the protein is encoded by the coding sequence ATGAAGCTACCACCAAAAATCACAATAGTAGATCACTTTAAAGATTTAGAAGATAAAAGAGTTGAGAGAACAAAAAGGCATAAATTAATAGATATAGTAACCATTGCGATTTGTGCAGTGATCTGTGGAGTAGATAGTTGGGTATTGATGGAGGCTTATGGAAAAAAGAAAGAAAAATGGCTAAAACAATTTTTAGAACTTCCAAACGGGATTCCATCTCATGATACATTCGCCAGAGTATTTGCGAGAATAGATCCGCAACAATTCCAGAATTGTTTTTTGAGTTGGATAAAATCTATCAATAAAATTACAGAAGGAGAAGTCATAGCAATAGATGGGAAAACATTAAGGCATTCATATGATAAAGGAAAGGATAAAGGTGCGATTCACATGGTAAGTGCATGGGCAACTAGTAATAAATTAGTATTAGGACAATGTAAAGTAGAAGAAAAGTCAAATGAAATAACAGCCATACCGGAATTAATTAAAGTATTAGATATAGCCGGATGTTTAGTAACGATTGATGCGATGGGGTGTCAAAAAGAGATAGTAAAATCAATTGCAGAAAAATCAGGCGAATATATTATCGCACTCAAAAAGAATCAAGGTAATTTATATAAGAATGTAGAAGAAATCTTCAAAGAAGCTATATCTAAAGGGTTTGAGGGATTCAAATATAGTGAATTTCATACAAAAGAAGACAAACATGGAAGAGAAGAGATTCGTCATTATCTCATGTTATCAGACATAGAAGAAAGAATAGATACTGATAAGAAATGGGTAAATCTTCAAAGTGTAGGAATGGTAGAATATATACGAAAAGTTAATGGAAAAACGAAGGTTGAGACAGGCTATTATATAAGTAGTTTGACAAATAATGCGAAATTACTAGGAGAATCAGTCCGCACTCATTGGGGTATAGAGAATTCATTACACTGGGTTTTAGATGTAGCTTTTAGAGAAGATGATTGTCGGATAAGAAAGGATAATGCACCACAAAACTTTGCAGTTATTCGTCATATAGCAGTTAATCTTTTAGGAAAAGAAAAAAGCCAAAAACTAGGAACTAAAAGTAAGCAGTTTTGTGCAGGATGGGATGATGAATATTTAGAGAAGATTTTAGAATGTATCTGA
- a CDS encoding type II toxin-antitoxin system ParD family antitoxin: MKSMNISLPDTMRDYIEEQVAQGGYSSVSEYFRELVRQDQKLRANERLQTMLLEGLNSGNATEMTAQDWEDIRQAVREKTNKRQSAI; encoded by the coding sequence ATGAAAAGTATGAATATTTCCTTACCTGACACCATGCGCGATTATATAGAAGAACAGGTAGCGCAAGGTGGTTACAGCAGCGTTAGTGAATATTTTCGGGAATTAGTGCGACAAGACCAAAAACTCAGAGCAAATGAACGACTACAAACAATGCTCTTAGAAGGATTAAACTCAGGAAATGCAACAGAAATGACTGCACAAGATTGGGAAGATATTCGTCAAGCAGTTCGTGAAAAAACTAACAAACGTCAAAGTGCAATTTAG
- a CDS encoding Eco57I restriction-modification methylase domain-containing protein yields the protein MVIETRYRDKYQTYFTSDQSLSSYMVSLLRLETNDKLLEPCAGEGHLLAAALGINKDISSVAYELHPEHAKSLKLKFSKFKNVEIRERDTIFCPDLDLCESFGHKFTKILGNPPYGGWQEYERRTELKRKYPGFYIKETYTIFLLRCLKLLAEKGRLVFIIPDTFLYLHSHITIRRYLLEKFTIESVDVFRSSLFPGISFGYAGLCIISIRAEKPKSNHSFSVRYIKSLGDFTESPNIKSHGNNIIQKNIFDSESLSIPISPNESVFNNLSNNITKMADIADCVTGFYSGNDRVFLRKASALVKGSPDYLVVNSTCIETKPSTLKSPLNGIEGSKHFIPVLKGGGYNFVKPTQWYVDWSQDAVEHYKTNKKSRFQNSSYYFKTGIGFPMVTSKRPTAALIEESLFDQSIVGIFPKSSVDLYFLLAYCNSPVFWVCLKDINPSANNSARYILKTPVILPDEDTLKYISLKTQELLVELKQGNKQVLCEILQQEIIDSIMKYVHKQVSHKMVDTSVINLLSQF from the coding sequence ATGGTAATAGAAACAAGATATAGAGATAAATACCAAACTTATTTTACATCAGATCAATCTTTATCTTCATATATGGTTTCACTATTGAGACTAGAAACGAATGATAAACTACTTGAACCTTGTGCAGGAGAAGGACATCTTTTAGCAGCAGCACTTGGTATTAATAAAGATATATCATCTGTCGCTTATGAATTACATCCTGAACACGCAAAAAGTCTCAAATTAAAGTTTAGTAAATTTAAAAATGTAGAAATACGAGAACGTGATACAATTTTTTGTCCAGATTTAGACCTATGCGAATCTTTTGGTCATAAATTTACAAAAATTTTGGGAAATCCTCCCTATGGAGGTTGGCAAGAATACGAGCGTCGTACAGAATTAAAAAGAAAATATCCAGGATTTTATATTAAAGAGACATATACTATTTTTCTACTACGTTGTCTCAAATTGCTTGCTGAAAAAGGACGACTTGTATTTATTATTCCTGACACTTTTTTATATCTTCACAGTCATATTACTATTAGACGTTATCTTCTCGAAAAATTTACTATTGAAAGTGTAGATGTTTTTCGTTCATCTCTATTTCCTGGTATTTCATTTGGTTATGCTGGTCTTTGTATTATTTCTATACGTGCTGAAAAACCAAAATCGAACCATTCTTTTTCCGTAAGATATATTAAATCTTTAGGAGATTTTACAGAATCTCCAAATATCAAATCTCATGGTAATAATATCATTCAGAAAAATATTTTTGATAGTGAATCTCTATCTATTCCTATATCGCCTAATGAATCAGTTTTTAATAATTTGTCAAATAATATAACTAAAATGGCTGATATTGCTGACTGTGTGACAGGTTTCTACTCAGGAAATGATAGAGTTTTTCTGCGGAAAGCATCTGCTTTAGTCAAAGGTTCTCCTGATTATTTAGTCGTTAATTCTACTTGTATTGAAACTAAACCTTCTACATTAAAAAGTCCTTTAAATGGAATAGAAGGATCAAAGCATTTTATTCCTGTTCTTAAAGGTGGTGGTTATAATTTTGTAAAACCAACTCAATGGTATGTAGATTGGAGTCAGGATGCAGTTGAACATTATAAAACAAATAAAAAATCAAGATTTCAAAACTCATCCTACTATTTTAAAACAGGAATTGGCTTTCCTATGGTGACATCTAAACGTCCTACGGCTGCATTAATTGAGGAAAGTCTTTTTGATCAATCTATAGTAGGAATTTTTCCTAAATCTTCAGTTGATTTATATTTTCTATTAGCTTATTGTAACTCGCCAGTATTTTGGGTTTGCTTAAAAGATATTAACCCATCTGCAAATAATTCTGCTAGGTATATTTTAAAAACTCCTGTAATTCTACCAGATGAGGATACTCTAAAATATATCTCTTTGAAAACTCAAGAATTACTAGTAGAACTCAAACAAGGTAATAAACAAGTATTATGTGAAATTCTACAACAAGAAATTATTGATTCTATTATGAAATATGTTCATAAGCAGGTATCTCATAAAATGGTAGATACATCTGTTATCAATCTTCTTTCACAGTTCTAA
- a CDS encoding type II toxin-antitoxin system RelE/ParE family toxin, with protein sequence MMFAIKKRPQVIRDLIDLATYIAEDSLDVSDRFLIAAETTFKQLAKTPAMGKLTDFPHPNLADIRQQSIKGFRKYLIFYRITESEIDILRVIHGARDIATILDEDLEI encoded by the coding sequence ATGATGTTTGCAATTAAAAAAAGACCTCAAGTTATCCGCGACTTGATAGATTTAGCCACTTACATAGCAGAAGACAGTTTAGACGTTTCCGACCGCTTTTTAATAGCAGCAGAAACAACATTTAAACAATTAGCTAAAACTCCAGCTATGGGGAAATTGACAGATTTTCCTCATCCCAATTTAGCAGATATTCGACAACAATCAATTAAAGGATTTAGAAAATATCTAATTTTTTATCGTATCACTGAATCAGAAATTGATATTTTGCGAGTTATTCATGGTGCAAGAGACATTGCAACAATATTAGATGAGGATTTAGAAATATGA
- a CDS encoding phosphoketolase has protein sequence MTVITTKAASAVPNFCEGIQYFGEALPDFETYGATPAIASGNISITDATDTTAVYQTLLAADALRYLTLQITASKASGHPGGFASQAEAYAALVMLGHKNIITEVGHHAPGFYSAMFLDRSLEDMGISTVQQLRDRFREKHGLLGHLSGYIPGILAPAGPLGQGQHFAMAAALLHRDKLFPFTVGDGGLGEPYIMSSMAHFNTAYPTVTNFLPVLVWNGYSQEHHSMVSLKTNAEMIAYWQGNGFAEVVLVNAKDFDDQNQAGEYVDSTAFSFEKRLEFTKAVLVGMDKAARSALSGKLTVFIIKQLKGAGVHALGAKSHNLYPKDTLDAPHIVTALQKRALSAAAWQIVRTNAERAGGGPAAKTVVTEFELPLADLGELPLEEYKVRAVPQVATTAMGRLVGIVGNKDKNFLVTNADGNEASGIANINQALKINHPTTDDLYNQAPGGQVYEPLSEDACAGLAAGLSLMGARTLWCSYESFAINGLPIWQTVTQAMAELRRQTPSTITLFTAGALEQGRNGWTHQRPEIEAYFASLMRTGNVFPLFPPDANSIQVCYNWALQTKNKGIVITASKSPLPIRSTFAQTEKGLIDGAVLLHEVAGGKTVVFAVIGDLTLIPVFEAAAFLETEGIGVKIVSIINPRRLYRPHDTAWDTCSEPDNGFLSDADFEQLFGGDALIGVTGGAAAMLEPIMLRSNSKRDSFAWKRGETTASAGELMAFNGLTAEALTKRAIELVH, from the coding sequence ATGACAGTAATTACGACAAAGGCAGCTTCCGCAGTTCCAAATTTTTGTGAAGGGATACAATATTTTGGGGAAGCATTGCCAGATTTTGAAACTTATGGGGCAACACCAGCGATCGCATCTGGTAATATATCTATAACAGATGCCACAGATACAACAGCAGTATATCAAACCTTACTGGCGGCTGATGCCCTACGCTATCTAACCCTACAAATCACTGCTAGTAAGGCTTCTGGCCATCCCGGCGGTTTTGCCAGCCAAGCGGAAGCTTATGCAGCTTTGGTCATGCTGGGACATAAAAACATTATCACGGAAGTGGGACACCACGCCCCCGGTTTTTATAGCGCCATGTTCTTAGACCGTTCCTTAGAAGACATGGGCATTTCTACAGTACAACAATTGCGCGATCGCTTTCGAGAAAAGCATGGATTATTAGGACACCTTTCTGGCTACATTCCCGGTATTCTCGCACCGGCTGGACCCCTGGGACAAGGACAACATTTCGCCATGGCCGCAGCCCTGTTGCACCGTGACAAACTCTTCCCCTTCACTGTGGGAGACGGGGGACTGGGTGAACCCTATATCATGAGTTCAATGGCACATTTCAACACCGCTTACCCCACCGTTACCAACTTCTTACCCGTATTGGTGTGGAACGGTTACAGCCAAGAACACCACAGCATGGTATCCTTGAAAACCAACGCAGAGATGATCGCCTATTGGCAAGGTAACGGTTTTGCCGAAGTTGTATTAGTCAATGCCAAAGATTTTGACGACCAAAATCAAGCCGGTGAATACGTTGATAGTACCGCATTTTCTTTTGAGAAACGCCTAGAATTTACCAAAGCGGTATTAGTAGGTATGGATAAAGCTGCCCGTTCTGCACTTAGCGGTAAATTGACGGTATTTATTATCAAACAACTCAAAGGGGCAGGGGTTCACGCCTTGGGGGCAAAATCACACAACCTCTATCCTAAAGATACATTAGACGCGCCCCATATTGTCACCGCATTACAAAAACGGGCATTATCAGCCGCAGCATGGCAAATTGTGCGGACAAATGCGGAACGGGCTGGAGGTGGTCCGGCTGCGAAAACTGTGGTGACAGAATTTGAATTACCCTTAGCAGATTTAGGGGAATTACCATTAGAAGAATATAAGGTTAGGGCAGTTCCCCAAGTGGCGACAACGGCAATGGGAAGGTTAGTGGGAATAGTAGGAAATAAGGATAAAAATTTCCTCGTGACTAATGCTGACGGTAACGAAGCATCAGGAATTGCTAACATTAACCAAGCTTTAAAAATCAATCACCCCACCACTGATGATTTATATAATCAAGCCCCAGGAGGTCAAGTTTACGAACCTTTGAGCGAAGATGCTTGTGCCGGATTAGCGGCTGGTTTATCCTTGATGGGGGCGAGAACTTTGTGGTGTTCCTATGAATCTTTTGCCATCAATGGTTTACCAATTTGGCAAACAGTAACCCAAGCAATGGCAGAATTACGCCGTCAAACTCCCTCGACAATTACATTATTTACAGCCGGGGCATTAGAACAAGGACGCAACGGTTGGACTCACCAAAGACCAGAAATAGAAGCTTATTTTGCTTCTTTGATGAGAACAGGAAATGTCTTCCCTTTATTTCCCCCAGATGCTAATAGTATTCAAGTCTGTTATAACTGGGCTTTGCAAACAAAAAATAAGGGCATTGTCATTACTGCTAGTAAGTCTCCTTTGCCAATTCGTAGCACTTTTGCCCAAACTGAAAAAGGCTTAATTGATGGTGCGGTGTTATTACATGAAGTGGCTGGTGGGAAGACTGTTGTATTTGCTGTAATTGGCGATTTGACTTTAATTCCTGTGTTTGAAGCGGCGGCATTTTTAGAAACTGAAGGTATTGGTGTGAAGATTGTTTCTATTATCAATCCTCGTCGTTTATATCGTCCTCATGATACTGCTTGGGATACTTGTTCTGAACCTGATAACGGTTTTTTAAGTGATGCCGATTTTGAGCAATTGTTTGGTGGAGATGCCTTAATTGGTGTGACAGGTGGCGCTGCGGCGATGTTAGAACCAATCATGTTACGCAGTAATTCTAAGCGTGATTCTTTTGCCTGGAAGCGTGGGGAAACTACGGCAAGTGCGGGTGAGTTGATGGCTTTTAATGGTTTGACTGCGGAAGCGTTGACTAAGCGGGCTATTGAGTTGGTGCATTAA
- a CDS encoding ISAs1 family transposase → MSTGFKKKCKTRTSVTLSVDSKEITSNFLQHFTGIKDPRAERTRLHLLTDIMTISLHTVSAWASEHRLILGQTKVSCKSNEITAIPALLETLDLSGCIITIDAMGTQKSIAEQIIAGNADYILSLKDNHPTLHQQVKNWFKTAQSLNFKGVDVSISQRVEKGHHRIENRTVYTVPISQLPALYEQNQWAGLTTVVMVVRKVQHWNKTTHEIQFYITSLDSDANKIGSAIRQHWGIENSVHWTLDVTFHEDECRIRSMHSPQNFALLRRIALNALDREPTFRRSIRQKSRRAAMNDQYMVSVLAASIANYSPLL, encoded by the coding sequence ATGTCAACAGGATTTAAGAAGAAGTGCAAAACCAGAACATCTGTTACACTCAGTGTAGACAGTAAAGAGATTACCAGTAACTTTCTGCAACACTTTACGGGAATAAAAGACCCTAGAGCAGAAAGAACTCGATTGCATTTACTCACCGATATTATGACCATTTCCTTACATACAGTGAGTGCATGGGCAAGTGAACATCGGTTAATTTTAGGGCAAACAAAGGTCAGTTGTAAATCAAATGAAATCACCGCAATTCCAGCACTATTAGAGACTCTGGACTTATCTGGCTGTATTATCACTATTGATGCAATGGGTACACAAAAATCAATTGCCGAACAAATCATAGCTGGAAATGCTGATTATATTTTAAGCCTAAAAGATAATCATCCCACCCTACATCAACAAGTGAAAAATTGGTTTAAAACAGCACAATCTCTAAACTTTAAGGGTGTTGATGTTAGTATTAGTCAACGGGTGGAAAAAGGACATCACCGCATCGAAAATCGGACAGTTTATACTGTTCCAATTTCACAATTACCAGCACTTTATGAACAAAACCAATGGGCAGGATTAACAACAGTAGTCATGGTAGTTCGTAAGGTTCAGCATTGGAATAAAACTACCCATGAAATTCAATTTTATATTACTAGTCTTGATAGTGATGCTAACAAAATTGGTAGTGCAATTCGACAGCATTGGGGGATTGAAAACTCTGTTCATTGGACATTGGATGTCACTTTCCATGAAGATGAATGTCGAATTCGTTCCATGCACAGTCCACAAAACTTTGCCTTACTACGTCGTATTGCCCTCAATGCCTTAGACAGAGAACCAACTTTTCGTCGCAGTATTCGACAAAAATCACGACGAGCTGCCATGAATGATCAATACATGGTTTCTGTGTTAGCAGCATCCATAGCAAACTATTCTCCTCTACTGTAA
- a CDS encoding ISAs1-like element ISAsp2 family transposase: MKLPPKITIVDHFKDLEDKRVERTKRHKLIDIVTIAICAVICGVDSWVLMEAYGKKKEKWLKQFLELPNGIPSHDTFARVFARIDPQQFQNCFLSWIKSINKITEGEVIAIDGKTLRHSYDKGKDKGAIHMVSAWATSNKLVLGQCKVEEKSNEITAIPELIKVLDIAGCLVTIDAMGCQKEIVKSIAEKSGEYIIALKKNQGNLYKNVEEIFKEAISKGFEGFKYSEFHTKEDKHGREEIRHYLMLSDIEERIDTDKKWVNLQSVGMVEYIRKVNGKTKVETGYYISSLTNNAKLLGESVRTHWGIENSLHWVLDVAFREDDCRIRKDNAPQNFAVIRHIAVNLLGKEKSQKLGTKSKQFCAGWDDEYLEKILECI; the protein is encoded by the coding sequence ATGAAGCTACCACCAAAAATCACAATAGTAGATCACTTTAAAGATTTAGAAGATAAAAGAGTTGAGAGAACAAAAAGGCATAAATTAATAGATATAGTAACCATTGCGATTTGTGCAGTGATCTGTGGAGTAGATAGTTGGGTATTGATGGAGGCTTATGGAAAAAAGAAAGAAAAATGGCTAAAACAATTTTTAGAACTTCCAAACGGGATTCCATCTCATGATACATTCGCCAGAGTATTTGCGAGAATAGATCCGCAACAATTTCAGAATTGTTTTTTGAGTTGGATAAAATCTATCAATAAAATTACAGAAGGAGAAGTCATAGCAATAGATGGGAAAACATTAAGGCATTCATATGATAAAGGAAAGGATAAAGGTGCGATTCACATGGTAAGTGCATGGGCAACTAGTAATAAATTAGTATTAGGACAATGTAAAGTAGAAGAAAAGTCAAATGAAATAACAGCCATACCGGAATTAATTAAAGTATTAGATATAGCCGGATGTTTAGTAACGATTGATGCGATGGGGTGTCAAAAAGAGATAGTAAAATCAATTGCAGAAAAATCAGGCGAATATATTATCGCACTCAAAAAGAATCAAGGTAATTTATATAAGAATGTAGAAGAAATCTTCAAAGAAGCTATATCTAAAGGGTTTGAGGGATTCAAATATAGTGAATTTCATACAAAAGAAGACAAACATGGAAGAGAAGAGATTCGTCATTATCTCATGTTATCAGACATAGAAGAAAGAATAGATACTGATAAGAAATGGGTAAATCTTCAAAGTGTAGGAATGGTAGAATATATACGAAAAGTTAATGGAAAAACGAAGGTTGAGACAGGCTATTATATAAGTAGTTTGACAAATAATGCGAAATTACTAGGAGAATCAGTCCGCACTCATTGGGGTATAGAGAATTCATTACACTGGGTTTTAGATGTAGCTTTTAGAGAAGATGATTGTCGGATAAGAAAGGATAATGCACCACAAAACTTTGCAGTTATTCGTCATATAGCAGTTAATCTTTTAGGAAAAGAAAAAAGCCAAAAACTAGGAACTAAAAGTAAGCAGTTTTGTGCAGGATGGGATGATGAATATTTAGAGAAGATTTTAGAATGTATCTGA
- a CDS encoding PIN domain-containing protein, whose product MIDKIFLDSNLWIYLYAKNPPEKSQKVAEIIKNYSSSLLVSTQVLGELFHVLTRKKFTSKTDAITIISDIVNTFPVQAINTTEVI is encoded by the coding sequence ATGATAGATAAAATTTTTCTCGATAGTAATCTCTGGATTTATCTCTATGCTAAAAATCCGCCAGAAAAATCCCAGAAAGTTGCAGAAATTATCAAAAATTATTCTTCATCGCTGTTAGTTAGCACTCAGGTTTTAGGAGAATTATTTCATGTTTTAACTAGAAAAAAATTCACATCAAAAACAGATGCAATTACAATCATATCAGATATAGTGAATACTTTTCCTGTTCAAGCAATTAACACAACAGAAGTTATATAA
- a CDS encoding Abi family protein, with protein MINPITYDNLCIIFSESRLSTYLSATNEDKIEALKLYTLNMSLSESLYSFLCVFEIALRNRISNVLVKEFGDNWFEEKAGKWLNGKAATEWHDKNGNTQRARLLKQIDTAKEEINKQNKKINNPIYHKIVTSDTLTPELNFGFWTEIMGSDYDRIIWHIVSPRYIHEVFPNAPEKHNFMRDMKRIRRILNEIRIIRNRVFHHEPVFNTRNLSFDGLLTTYENAKELLGWLSEDALCFFEENNQFEKLVNSIPSSMRSLS; from the coding sequence ATGATTAACCCTATTACTTATGATAATCTTTGTATCATTTTTTCTGAATCACGCCTTTCAACGTATTTGAGTGCGACCAATGAAGATAAGATAGAAGCCTTGAAACTATATACACTGAATATGAGTTTATCAGAATCTCTATATTCATTCCTATGTGTATTTGAAATAGCTTTACGAAATCGTATTAGTAATGTACTTGTTAAAGAATTTGGGGATAATTGGTTTGAGGAAAAAGCAGGTAAGTGGTTAAATGGAAAAGCTGCAACGGAATGGCACGACAAAAATGGTAATACTCAAAGAGCAAGATTATTAAAACAGATAGACACAGCAAAAGAAGAAATTAACAAGCAGAATAAAAAAATTAATAACCCAATTTACCATAAAATAGTTACATCAGATACTTTAACTCCAGAGCTAAACTTTGGTTTTTGGACAGAAATTATGGGATCTGACTATGACAGAATTATATGGCATATTGTTTCTCCTCGTTATATTCATGAAGTTTTTCCAAATGCTCCTGAAAAACACAATTTTATGCGCGACATGAAACGAATAAGAAGAATTTTAAACGAAATAAGGATTATACGTAACCGTGTATTTCATCATGAACCTGTTTTTAATACTAGAAACTTATCATTTGATGGATTACTGACAACCTACGAAAATGCTAAGGAATTACTAGGTTGGTTAAGTGAAGACGCTTTATGTTTTTTTGAAGAAAATAATCAATTTGAGAAATTGGTAAATTCAATACCATCTAGCATGAGATCACTATCATAA
- a CDS encoding cytochrome P450, with protein sequence MQLLPGPKVSATIQVLNWIFRPMSYLTECAKTYGDLFTLKLQSNLPPMLFVHSPEAMQQVLSNDQKDLEAPGDLNSIFQYLLGKNSVISLSGKAHQRQRQLIMPPFHGERMRTYAELIENITTKVFNQQPKNQSFNIRNITQDITLQVMMEAVFGIYEGERAEKLKHLLCEILEQGSSPWRVAFLYLPKLKEIIGISEIWKRQMKKQEKADQLIYQEIQERRENFDPNRTDILNLLMSAQDENGQPMTDAELRDELMTLLVAGHETTATTISWAFYWIHKLPEVREKLLVELDSLGENPDSNTIFKLPYLTAVCNETLRIYPIAMLTFPRKVKTPISLCGYQLEAGTIIMGSIYLTHQREDIYPQPEKFNPERFLEKQFSPYEFLPFGGGARRCIGLAFAQMEMKLILAKVLKTWSMKLVNTDEIKPQRRGLVTGPNGPINLEI encoded by the coding sequence ATGCAACTACTACCAGGACCAAAAGTATCAGCTACTATTCAAGTTTTAAACTGGATATTCAGACCCATGAGTTATTTGACAGAATGTGCCAAGACTTATGGTGATTTATTCACTTTAAAATTGCAAAGTAATTTACCACCAATGTTATTTGTTCATTCTCCTGAAGCAATGCAGCAGGTGTTAAGTAATGATCAAAAAGACTTGGAAGCACCAGGAGATTTAAACAGTATTTTTCAATATTTACTGGGCAAAAATTCTGTCATTAGTCTTAGTGGTAAAGCACATCAACGTCAACGTCAATTAATTATGCCTCCTTTTCACGGGGAAAGAATGCGAACTTATGCAGAATTAATTGAGAATATTACCACAAAAGTTTTTAATCAACAACCAAAAAATCAATCTTTTAATATTAGGAACATTACCCAAGATATCACTCTTCAGGTAATGATGGAAGCTGTTTTTGGCATTTATGAAGGAGAACGAGCAGAAAAACTTAAACATTTACTTTGTGAAATTTTAGAACAGGGTAGCAGTCCTTGGAGAGTTGCTTTTCTCTATCTTCCCAAATTGAAAGAAATCATAGGAATTTCTGAAATTTGGAAAAGACAAATGAAGAAACAGGAAAAAGCTGATCAACTCATTTATCAGGAAATTCAAGAAAGAAGAGAAAATTTTGATCCTAATCGCACAGATATTCTTAATTTACTTATGTCTGCTCAAGATGAAAACGGTCAACCTATGACTGATGCAGAATTAAGAGATGAATTGATGACTTTATTAGTCGCAGGTCATGAAACTACAGCCACAACTATTTCTTGGGCTTTTTACTGGATTCATAAACTCCCGGAAGTTCGAGAAAAGCTATTAGTCGAATTGGATAGTTTAGGAGAAAATCCTGATTCTAATACTATCTTTAAATTGCCATATTTAACTGCTGTCTGTAATGAAACATTAAGGATTTATCCCATAGCAATGCTCACTTTTCCTAGAAAGGTAAAAACACCTATTTCTCTTTGTGGTTATCAACTTGAAGCAGGTACAATTATTATGGGTTCAATTTATTTAACTCATCAACGGGAAGATATTTATCCTCAACCTGAAAAATTCAACCCAGAACGCTTTTTAGAAAAACAGTTTTCTCCCTATGAATTTCTACCTTTTGGTGGTGGTGCAAGACGTTGTATCGGTTTAGCATTTGCCCAAATGGAAATGAAATTAATATTAGCTAAAGTTCTGAAAACATGGTCAATGAAATTAGTTAATACCGATGAAATTAAACCACAAAGACGGGGTTTAGTTACAGGTCCAAATGGTCCCATAAATTTAGAAATTTAG
- a CDS encoding YgiT-type zinc finger protein, with protein sequence MRFPCRGTAPFTIDRKGYHISWDAIPAWVCDQCGESLFETHEVELIQEALTVLDRETADLVSSSSP encoded by the coding sequence ATGCGTTTCCCCTGCAGAGGAACAGCCCCATTTACCATTGATAGAAAAGGCTATCATATTTCTTGGGATGCAATTCCAGCATGGGTTTGTGACCAATGTGGTGAATCACTTTTTGAAACTCATGAAGTCGAATTAATTCAAGAAGCCCTCACCGTTTTAGATCGAGAAACAGCCGATTTAGTAAGTTCATCATCACCTTAG